AGCTGGACGAGCAGCGCGGCCGTGCCCCAGACCAGGATGAAGACCATGGTGGGCCGCAGCAGCCGCTGCAGCCGGGCCCGCAGGAATGCGGCGTAGACGGAGCCGTCGGTCTTCCGGGTGAGGGAGCGGTACGAGAGGGCGTGCGAGAAGCCGCCGACGAAGAAGAACACCGGCATGATCTGCAGGCCCCAGGTGAGCGGCTGCAGCTCGGGCACGACGGCGAGGAGATTCCCGACGCCGTCCCCGGCGACGACGGCCATCAGCCAGTGCCCGAGCACGACGGTCCCCAGCGAGGCGACCCTCAGCAGGTCGATGTACCGGTCCCGGGTCCCGGGCGTGGCAGCGGCGAGCTCACGAACGCTTGATCCCATGCGAGTACGGTGCCGCGGGGGTGCGGGGGCATGTGAGGGCGCTCGTACTCAACCCGGATCTGAGTATCCCGCCCACCCGCGCTCGAGCATGGGATGCGGGACGCCTCCGGGCCGGAACCGCCTTACACCAGCACCGCACCTGTCGCCGGGGACGGCGCCACCCTCGCCGTGCGGCACGTGCCCGAGGACAGCAGCGCCTGCGCCACTCCCCGCGCCGCGTCCTCGTCCTTCGTCAGGAACGCCGTCGTCGGGCCCGAGCCCGAGACCAGGGACGCGAGTGCGCCCGCCGCCGTGCCCGCCGCGAGGGTGGCAGACAGCGAAGGCCGCAGCGAGAGCGCCGCAGGCTGCAGGTCATTGACGAGCGCGCCCGCCAGCGCCGAGGCGTCGCCCGTACGCAGGGCCTCGAGCAGCGCGGGGGAGGCGACCGGCGCGGGGACGGCGATGCCTTCGTTGAGGCGGTCGAACTCGCCGTACACCGCGGGGGTCGACAGTCCGCCGTCCGCCACCGCGAACACCCAGTGGAAGTCCCCGCCGACCGCCAGCTCGGTCAGCTGCTCGCCGCGACCGGTGCCCAGCGCCGCGCCGCCCACCAGGCTGAACGGCACATCGCTGCCCAACTCGGCGCAGATCGCGAGAAGTTCGGAGCGCGACGAGCCAACACCCCACAGCGCGTCGCACGCCAGCAGCGCACCCGCGCCGTCCGCGCTGCCGCCGGCCATACCGCCCGCGACAGGGATGTCCTTGGCGATGTGGATGTGGACGTCCGGGGACAGGCCGTGGCGGGCCGCGAGCAGTTCGGCCGCGCGCGCCGCCAAGTTCGTACGGTCCAGGGGAACTTGATGCGCGTCCGGGCCCGAGCACGTGATCGTCAGCGACTCGGCCGGGGTCACCGTGACCTCGTCGTACAGGCCGACCGCCAGGAAGACATTCGCGAGGTCGTGGAAGCCGTCGGGCCGCGCCCCGCCCACCGCCAGCTGGACATTCACCTTCGCAGGGACCCGTACCGTGACGCTCACGCCTTGGCCTCCGCGATCCGTGCGAACTCCTCCACCGTCAGCGCTTCCCCGCGCGCCTGCGGGGAGATGCCGGCCTCGACCAGCGCCGCCTCCGCCGCCGCCGGCGATCCGGCCCAGCCCGCCAGCGCCGCCCGCAGTGTCTTGCGGCGCTGCGCGAACGCCGCGTCGACCACCGCGAAGACCTCCGCCTTCGAGGCCGTGGTCTTCACCGGCTCGGTGCGGCGGACCAGGGACACGAGCCCCGAGTCCACATTCGGGGCCGGCCAGAAGACGTTCCGGCCGATCGAGCCGGCCCGCTTCACCTGCGCGTACCAGTTCGCCTTCACCGAAGGCACTCCGTACACCTTGTTGCCCGGCTTGGCCGCGAGCCGGTCCGCGACCTCCGCCTGGACCATCACCAGCGTCCGCTCGATCGTCGGGAAGCGGTCCAGCATATGGAGGAGGACAGGAACAGCGACGTTGTACGGCAGGTTCGCGACCAGCGCGGTCGGCGCCGGACCCGGCAGCTCCCGCACCTGCATCGCGTCGGAGTGGACCAGCGAGAAGCGTTCGGCGCGCGCCGGCATCCGGGCCGCGATCGTCGACGGCAGCGCGCCCGCCAGCACATCGTCGATCTCGACGGCAACAACCCGGTCCGCCGACTCCAGCAGCGCCAGGGTCAGCGACCCGAGCCCGGGGCCGACCTCGACGACGACGTCGCCTTCCCGCACCCCGGCGGTCCGTACGATCCGGCGGACCGTATTGGCGTCGATGACGAAGTTCTGACCGCGCTGCTTGGTGGGGCGTACGCCCAGCGCTGCGGCCAGTTCACGGATGTCGGCGGGGCCGAGGAGTGCGTCGGGCTCAGTGGTGCTCACCGATACAGCCTACGGCCGCAGTGCGGCCACGGACTCGCCCCCCTTTGCACGAAGAGCTTCTTCGCCCGGTACGTCTGTTCCGTCGCGGGCGCGTCCTGCGGCCGCCCGCTGCCGCCCAGCGCATGCCAGGTCCTGGTGTCGAACTGGTACAGCCCGCCGTAGGTGCCCGAGGGATCGACCGCCCCCGGCCGACCGCCCGACTCGCAGCGCGCGAGAGCGTCCCAGTTCAGCCCGTCCGCGCCCTGCACGGAGTCCGGCAGCCGCTTGGTGCCCACCTTCACCTGCTGGGTGACGGGCTCCCGCACCACCTCCTCGGCGATCTTCTTCGGCTTCTGCCGCACCCCGTTGACCGTCCGCAGGAAGTATGTGACCCGTCGCGCGCCCGGCCGGCCCGGCCGCGCGACGACGTCGGTGCCCGCCAAGAGCGAGGAGTCCCCGGTCCGCTCGGTCTCGAAGTCGATCGGCTCCTCGCGGATCTCCTCGGCGGTGGTGATCCGCATAACGGTGATCGTCTGGCCGTCGCGCGGAAAGCCGGTGAGCGGTACGGAGGTGGTGTCCTGCCCGCGCAGCTCGATGCCGGCCTCGTCCAGCGCCTCGCGCACACTCGCCGCGTTCGTACGGATGGCGCGCTCGCGCCCGTCGGCCATGAAGGTCACCGTCCGCTCGGTCCGTACGTCCAGCGCGAGGCCCGTGCGGGAGATCGGCGAGGAGCGGGAGGCGGACAGATAGGCGCCATCGGCCCGCACTCCGAGCTGGCGCAGCGCGCCGTCGACGGTACGGGCGGTGGTCCACACCCGGCGGCGCTGACCGTCGAGGGTGAGCATCACGGGCCGGCCGTAGCGGACGATGATCTCGTCGCCGCTGGCGAGGGCCGCGCCGGGGGCCGGGGCGATGATGTCGTGCCCGGTGACATGGAGGCCCTCGTCCTCGAGGAGCTCCTGCACATCGTCGGCGAAGGTGTGCATGGTGCGCGGTACGCCGTCGATGCTGAGCCGTACCGCCTTGTCGTTGGCGACGAAGGCCGAGGTGCCACCCGCCAGAAAGGCGACGACGAGGGCCTGCGGGATGAGCCGGCGCAGGGTGTCGGGCTTCTGCACGGTCCTGCGGCGGCGGGCGGCGCGACGGGCCTCGGCACGGCCACCCGCCCCGGCGGGGACGTCCACGGCCGGCACGGCGGCGGGACCCGGGCTCTGGCGCGGCAGCGACGGCCCGGGTGCTTCGTACGGGCTCGGCCCGGGTGCTTCGTGCGACGACGGGGGCGATACGTACCGCGTGAGCTCAGGCGCTTCGTAAGGTGCCGGCCCGGACGCTTCGTACCGCGTGAGCTCAGGCGCTTCGTAAGGTGCCGGCCCGGGCCCTTCGTGCGGCTCCGCCGTGCTGGCGGCGGCACGACGACAGTCGCGCCCGCCTCGGTCACTGCCCTGCGAATTGTTCACGACGCTCCGTAGGTCCGGTCCGGTCCGCCAGATGGCGTTGCGGGCCGGGACACTAGCGGAGCTACGGTCACTATCCAAAGCGGCTCGACTACGCAGTGTCGCGGGACTGTCCTGCGCCGAACCCGCCGCCGGAGCCGGCGGCGGGTTCGCGTTATCCCTCAGTAATCAAATGCGCGAGCCGTATTGGCCGAAATCGCCGCGGCCAGCGTGTCCTCGTCGAGGCCCTTCACCGCCGCCATCGCCCGCAGCGTGACCGGAATGAGATATGGCGCATTGGGCCGTCCGCGGTACGGCGCCGGCGTGAGAAACGGCGCATCCGTTTCGACGAGTACGAGCTCCGCCGGGGCAACGGCGAGCGCGTCGCGCAGCGGCTGCGCGTTCTTGAAGGTCACGTTCCCGGCAAAGGACATGAAATAGCCTGCTGCCGCGCACACTTCGGCCATTTCCGCGTCACCCGAATAGCAGTGGAAGACGGTGCGCTCCGGGGCGCCCTCCTCGGCGAGGATCCGCAGGACGTCGGCGTGCGCCTCCCGGTCGTGGATGACCAGCGCCTTGCCGTGCCGTTTGGCGATCTCGATATGGGCCCGGAAGGAGCGCTCCTGAGCGGCCACGCCCCCGGGGCCCGTACGGAAGAAGTCCAGCCCGGTCTCGCCGACCGCGCGCACCTGCGGGAGGGCGGCCAGCCGGTCGATCTCGGCGAGCGCGTCGTCCAGCGCGCTGTCGCCGCCGGCGTCGCGCGCACCGTGCCGCGACCCGCCTCCCCCAGTGCCCTGGTCGCCGTGCACGATGCGCGGAGCCTCGTTGGGGTGCAGGGCGACCGCGGCGTGCACGCTGTCGTGCGCGGCTGCCGTCTCCGCGGCCCAGCGGGAACCCTTGATGTCGCAGCCCACCTGGACCACCGCGGTCACGCCGACGGCCGCGGCCCTCGCCAGCGCCTCCTCGACCGTGCCTTCCTGCATGTCCAGGTGGGTGTGCGAATCGGCGACCGGCACGCCGAGCGGTTCGGGCAGCGGTGGTGCGGACTTCGAACTCATGGCGCGATCCTACGAGGCTCGCGCCCCCCGTCTCACTCCTGGTGGAACAGCCTCACTTGCGGTGGTGGAAGGGGTGCAGGAGGTCGGAGAGGTGCCAGTGGTGAGGTTCGGCCGTCCGGGTCTTTTCGGCGCCCGCCACTTCGGGCATCGCCGCTTCACTCTCCAACGGCGGGCGCTCCACCGACTCGCGCTCCCGCGGCGCGGCAGCGGCCTGGACGGACTTCTTCGCGGCGGGTGCCGGCGACATCAGGTTGCGCACTGAGGAGACCTGTCCGGACCGCATGATCCGTACGACATGTCCGCCGCAGTTGAGGCAGTTCGGGCTCGAGAGCGGGGACGGCACCCGGGCGCCCGCGGCCGTATAGACAACAAACTCCTGGCCGGTGGCGTCGACGTGGTGCTCTATCTCGTAGGACTGCTCCCAGCCGTGCCCGCAATGCATGCAGGCGAAGGCGTACGCCTCGTGGACCTTGGCGGTGCCTGTGATCTCACTCATGCCAGCTCCTCTCCACTGACTCAGTGGACGCCCATCCGGGCGGGAGCGCATCAGTCCCTGTCGATTAATGGTCTGGTCTTTGGTCTTCCCATGCAGAAAGGCTCAAGGCACGGTCTGCGCTTTGCTTTTTACGATAGTCCTTTACCCTCCACAGGGACCGGCCGATCCGCATTCTTTGCCGCCACCACGGCATCGAAGACCTCGCGCTTGGGAAGCCCCGCCTCGGCGGCGACCGCCGCAATGGCCTCCTTGCGCCGTTCGCCTGCCTCCTCCCGCACCCGCACCCTGCGCACCAGCTCGGCCGGGTCGAGATCCCCGGGCCCCGACTCGGGAGCGCCCTCGACGACAACAGTGATCTCGCCACGTACGCCGTCGGCCGCCCAGTCCGCCAGCTCACCGAGACCTCCGCGCTTGATCTCCTCGTACGTCTTCGTCAGCTCGCGGCAGACGGCGGCCCGGCGCTCGGCGCCGAACACCTCGGCCATCGCGGCGAGGGTGTCGTCGAGCCGGTGCGGGGCCTCGAAGTAGACGAGAGTGCGCCGCTCGTTCTCGACCTCGCGCAGCCGGCCGAGCCGCTCGCCCGCCTTGCGCGGCAGGAAACCCTCGAAGCAGAAGCGGTCCACGGGCAGCCCGGACAGGGCCAGCGCGGTCAGTACGGCGGACGGGCCGGGCACCGCCGTGACCTTGATGTCCTGCTCAACGGCGGCGGCGACCAGCCGGTAACCGGGGTCGGAGACGGACGGCATGCCGGCGTCGGTGACCAGCAGCACCCGGGAGCCGCCGGTCAGCGCCTCGACCAGCTCCGGCGTACGGGCGGACTCATTGCCCTCGAAGTACGACACGACACGCCCCCGCGTGTGCACCCCGAGCGCCTGCGTGAGCCGGCGCAGCCGCCGGGTGTCCTCCGCGGCCACGATGTCGGCGCGCTCCAGCTCGGCGGCGAGCCGGGGCGGCGCGTCGGCGACATCACCGATGGGGGTCCCTGCGAGTACGAGCACGCCTGTCGGGGGTCCGGGGGCCGTTCCCCGGGAGAGCACAGTTGTCACGTACGCCATCCTCGCAGGACCGGACGTACGACTCGCACAGCCGCGTTCCCTACGATGGCGCGGTGACCAGTACCGCGCCACAGACCCAGCAGGGCAAGGACGCCGATCAGCAGCCACCCGGCTGGCAGCAGCGGCTGCGCAGATTCGGCTACGTGCCCCGGCCCGTGATCGGGCTGCGCGAACGCCTGGCGCCGCCCTACACGCGCCCCTCCGAGCGGCTGTGGCCGGTCTTCGGCATCCCGCCGTCGGTCGCGAACCCGCTGCTGCGCTGGGCTGCCTGGGGCGGCCCGCTGCTGGTGGCGCTGGTCGCGGGCGTGCTGCGGTTCTGGAACCTCGGCCAGCCGGATGCGGTGATATTCGACGAGACGTACTACGCCAAGGACGCCTGGGCCCTGATCAATCAGGGGTACGAGGGCAGCTGGCCGAAGGACATCGACAGACAGATCCTCGAGACCCCGTCGAGCGTCTCTGTCCCGACCGACCCCGGCTATGTGGTGCATCCGCCGGTCGGCAAGTGGGTCATCGGCATCGGCGAGCATTTCTTCGGGTTCTCGCCCTTCGGCTGGCGCTTCATGGTCTTCCTGCTCGGCACACTGTCGGTGCTGATGCTCTGCCGGATCGGGCGGCGGCTGTTCCGCTCGACGTTCCTGGGCTGTCTGGCGGGTGCGCTGCTCACCGTGGACGGACTGCACTTCGTGATGAGCCGCACGGCGCTGCTCGACCAGGTGTTGATGTTCTTCGTGCTGGCCGCCTTCGGCTGCCTGCTCATCGACCGGGACTGGGCGCGCCGACGGCTCGCGGCGGCGCTGCCGACGGACGAGGAGGGCGTGCTGCGCCCTGATGCGACGGTCGCGGAGACGCTGCGCCTCGGCTGGCGTCCCTGGCGGCTGGCGGCGGGCCTGATGCTGGGCCTGGCAGCCGGCACCAAGTGGAACGGCCTGTATGTGATGGTCGCGTTCTGCCTGATGACCGTCCTGTGGGACGTGGGCGCCCGCCGGACGGCGGGTGCGGTGCAGCCGTACCGGACGGTGCTGAAGAAGGACGTGGTGCCGGCCTTCGTCTCGACGGTGCCGGTCGCGATCGTGACGTACATCGCGTCCTGGACCGGCTGGATCGTCACGGACAAGGGCTACTTCAGGAACTGGGCCGAGAAGGACGGCAAGGGCGGCAGCTGGACCTGGCTGCCGGACTGGCTGCGCAGCCTGTGGCACTACGAGAACGAGGTCTACGAGTTCCACGTCAACCTGACCTCCGGCCACACGTACCAGTCGAACCCGTGGAGCTGGATCGTGCTGGGCCGCCCGGTCTCGTACTTCTACGAGGACCCGAACGCGGGCACCAAAGGCTGCCCGTCGGACACTGCGGACAAGTGCGCCCGCGAGGTACTGGCACTCGGCACACCGCTGCTGTGGTGGGCGGCCTGCTTCGCGGTCTGCTACATCCTGTGGCGCTGGCTGTTCCGCCGGGACTGGCGCGCGGGCGCCATCGCCTGCGGCATCGCGGCGGGCTGGGTGCCGTGGTTCTTCTACCAGGAACGCACGATCTTCCTGTTCTACGCGGTCGTGTTCGTGCCGTTCCTGTGTCTGGCGGTCGCGATGATGATCGGCGCGATCCTGGGCCCGCCGGGCTCGGACGAACGCAGGCGGGCGATCGGCGCCATCGGCGCGGGGGTGCTGGTGCTGCTGATCATCTGGAACTTCATCTACTTCTATCCGCTGTACACGGGGAGGCCGATCCCGGTGGAGGAGTGGCGGAACAGGATGTGGCTGGACACCTGGGTGTAGCAGGAACGACGGCGGGTGCGGCACCGGTTGGTGCGGCACCCGCCGTCGTGGTCGGTGGGACAGGATCTTCCCGACCCCGAACGCCGGTTGAGCGTCGGGCCAGGTTCCCCGCCGCGGTCCCGCCCGGCCAGGACGCCCAGGTCAACGGTGAGTTCTGGCGGACGGGCGCTGTTGCAGAGTGGTGACAGTGCGGGGTTGTCCGGTCGATCTTGATGGGTGAGGATGAGCACATCGCCGCACAGCCGGAACCGAACAGGGCCGGACGGAAGGCGAGTTCTCGCGCCACGCACCACCGGGTAAGCCTCTCCGCGCTGCCCGATCAGTTCCACCCGCACTGCCTCGTTCCCTTTGCGCTGTCCCGTACCACCTCTCATCTGCTTCACCTTGCCGCGGCACTTCGCCGC
This portion of the Streptomyces sp. NBC_01750 genome encodes:
- the rsmA gene encoding 16S rRNA (adenine(1518)-N(6)/adenine(1519)-N(6))-dimethyltransferase RsmA, with the translated sequence MSTTEPDALLGPADIRELAAALGVRPTKQRGQNFVIDANTVRRIVRTAGVREGDVVVEVGPGLGSLTLALLESADRVVAVEIDDVLAGALPSTIAARMPARAERFSLVHSDAMQVRELPGPAPTALVANLPYNVAVPVLLHMLDRFPTIERTLVMVQAEVADRLAAKPGNKVYGVPSVKANWYAQVKRAGSIGRNVFWPAPNVDSGLVSLVRRTEPVKTTASKAEVFAVVDAAFAQRRKTLRAALAGWAGSPAAAEAALVEAGISPQARGEALTVEEFARIAEAKA
- a CDS encoding dolichyl-phosphate-mannose--protein mannosyltransferase, which codes for MTSTAPQTQQGKDADQQPPGWQQRLRRFGYVPRPVIGLRERLAPPYTRPSERLWPVFGIPPSVANPLLRWAAWGGPLLVALVAGVLRFWNLGQPDAVIFDETYYAKDAWALINQGYEGSWPKDIDRQILETPSSVSVPTDPGYVVHPPVGKWVIGIGEHFFGFSPFGWRFMVFLLGTLSVLMLCRIGRRLFRSTFLGCLAGALLTVDGLHFVMSRTALLDQVLMFFVLAAFGCLLIDRDWARRRLAAALPTDEEGVLRPDATVAETLRLGWRPWRLAAGLMLGLAAGTKWNGLYVMVAFCLMTVLWDVGARRTAGAVQPYRTVLKKDVVPAFVSTVPVAIVTYIASWTGWIVTDKGYFRNWAEKDGKGGSWTWLPDWLRSLWHYENEVYEFHVNLTSGHTYQSNPWSWIVLGRPVSYFYEDPNAGTKGCPSDTADKCAREVLALGTPLLWWAACFAVCYILWRWLFRRDWRAGAIACGIAAGWVPWFFYQERTIFLFYAVVFVPFLCLAVAMMIGAILGPPGSDERRRAIGAIGAGVLVLLIIWNFIYFYPLYTGRPIPVEEWRNRMWLDTWV
- a CDS encoding 4-(cytidine 5'-diphospho)-2-C-methyl-D-erythritol kinase, which gives rise to MSVTVRVPAKVNVQLAVGGARPDGFHDLANVFLAVGLYDEVTVTPAESLTITCSGPDAHQVPLDRTNLAARAAELLAARHGLSPDVHIHIAKDIPVAGGMAGGSADGAGALLACDALWGVGSSRSELLAICAELGSDVPFSLVGGAALGTGRGEQLTELAVGGDFHWVFAVADGGLSTPAVYGEFDRLNEGIAVPAPVASPALLEALRTGDASALAGALVNDLQPAALSLRPSLSATLAAGTAAGALASLVSGSGPTTAFLTKDEDAARGVAQALLSSGTCRTARVAPSPATGAVLV
- a CDS encoding TatD family hydrolase, with the protein product MSSKSAPPLPEPLGVPVADSHTHLDMQEGTVEEALARAAAVGVTAVVQVGCDIKGSRWAAETAAAHDSVHAAVALHPNEAPRIVHGDQGTGGGGSRHGARDAGGDSALDDALAEIDRLAALPQVRAVGETGLDFFRTGPGGVAAQERSFRAHIEIAKRHGKALVIHDREAHADVLRILAEEGAPERTVFHCYSGDAEMAEVCAAAGYFMSFAGNVTFKNAQPLRDALAVAPAELVLVETDAPFLTPAPYRGRPNAPYLIPVTLRAMAAVKGLDEDTLAAAISANTARAFDY
- the rsmI gene encoding 16S rRNA (cytidine(1402)-2'-O)-methyltransferase, whose protein sequence is MTTVLSRGTAPGPPTGVLVLAGTPIGDVADAPPRLAAELERADIVAAEDTRRLRRLTQALGVHTRGRVVSYFEGNESARTPELVEALTGGSRVLLVTDAGMPSVSDPGYRLVAAAVEQDIKVTAVPGPSAVLTALALSGLPVDRFCFEGFLPRKAGERLGRLREVENERRTLVYFEAPHRLDDTLAAMAEVFGAERRAAVCRELTKTYEEIKRGGLGELADWAADGVRGEITVVVEGAPESGPGDLDPAELVRRVRVREEAGERRKEAIAAVAAEAGLPKREVFDAVVAAKNADRPVPVEGKGLS
- a CDS encoding ubiquitin-like domain-containing protein, which translates into the protein MPRQSPGPAAVPAVDVPAGAGGRAEARRAARRRRTVQKPDTLRRLIPQALVVAFLAGGTSAFVANDKAVRLSIDGVPRTMHTFADDVQELLEDEGLHVTGHDIIAPAPGAALASGDEIIVRYGRPVMLTLDGQRRRVWTTARTVDGALRQLGVRADGAYLSASRSSPISRTGLALDVRTERTVTFMADGRERAIRTNAASVREALDEAGIELRGQDTTSVPLTGFPRDGQTITVMRITTAEEIREEPIDFETERTGDSSLLAGTDVVARPGRPGARRVTYFLRTVNGVRQKPKKIAEEVVREPVTQQVKVGTKRLPDSVQGADGLNWDALARCESGGRPGAVDPSGTYGGLYQFDTRTWHALGGSGRPQDAPATEQTYRAKKLFVQRGASPWPHCGRRLYR